In Pungitius pungitius chromosome 2, fPunPun2.1, whole genome shotgun sequence, a single window of DNA contains:
- the LOC119211252 gene encoding neuronal acetylcholine receptor subunit non-alpha-2-like, protein MKLTVLLLLVCPLSLAEIHAPSEFVSLAEMEDALMRNLFQGYQRWVRPIQHANDTVRVRFGLKISQLVDVDEKNQLMTTNVWLWQEWIDYKLRWNPDKYGGITSIRVPSEIIWLPDIVLYENADGRFEGSLMTKAIVKFNGVITWTPPASYKSACTMDVTFFPFDRQNCTMKFGSWTYDGHMVDLVLIDNQVDRRDFFDNGEWEILSATGARGTRKDDMYTYPFLTYSFILKRLPLFYTLFLIFPCLGLSFLTVLVFYLPSDEGEKLSLSTSVLVSLTVFLLVIEEIIPSSSKVIPLIGEYLLFIMIFVTLSIIVTVFVINVHHRSSATYHPMSPWVRNLFLQKLPRLLCMRGHTDLYHYPELAPESPEVKPRSGGRKGGQRANSGARGPTTPEGKEDEAWATMLDKAVYSVRYISRHIRKEHFIREVVQDWKFVAQVLDRIFLWAFLTVSILGTVLIFTPALYSFFKIPPPIASENPPSN, encoded by the exons aTGAAGTtgaccgtcctcctcctcctcgtatgCCCGCTGTCCCTCGCCGAGATCCACG CTCCCAGTGAGTTTGTGTCCTTGGCGGAGATGGAGGACGCCCTCATGAGGAACCTTTTCCAAGGGTACCAGCGCTGGGTCAGGCCCATCCAGCACGCCAACGACACCGTCCGGGTACGCTTTGGACTGAAGATCTCCCAGCTGGTGGATGTG GATGAAAAGAACCAGCTCATGACAACTAACGTTTGGCTGTGGCAG GAGTGGATCGATTACAAGCTGCGATGGAATCCAGATAAATATGGAGGGATCACTTCCATCAGAGTCCCTTCGGAAATTATCTGGCTCCCCGACATCGTCCTCTATGAGAA TGCTGACGGGCGGTTCGAGGGCTCCCTGATGACCAAAGCCATCGTCAAGTTTAACGGCGTCATCACCTGGACGCCACCCGCTAGCTACAAATCCGCCTGTACCATGGACGTCACCTTCTTTCCCTTTGACCGCCAGAACTGCACCATGAAGTTCGGCTCCTGGACATACGATGGCCACATGGTGGACCTGGTCCTGATAGACAACCAGGTCGACCGACGGGACTTCTTCGACAACGGGGAGTGGGAGATCCTAAGTGCCACTGGAGCCAGGGGCACCAGGAAGGACGACATGTACACGTACCCCTTCCTCACGTATTCCTTCATCCTGAAGAGGCTGCCCTTGTTCTACACACTCTTCCTCATTTTCCCTTGTTTGGGTTTGTCGTTCCTGACCGTCCTGGTGTTTTACCTCCCATCGGATGAAGGAGAGAAGctgtccctctccacctccgTGCTTGTGTCGCTCACCGTCTTCCTCCTGGTCATAGAAGAGAtcattccctcctcctccaaggTGATCCCGCTCATCGGAGAGTACCTGCTGTTCATCATGATCTTCGTCACGCTCTCCATCATCGTCACCGTCTTCGTCATCAACGTGCACCACCGCTCCTCGGCCACCTACCACCCGATGTCTCCGTGGGTCCGGAATCTCTTCCTTCAGAAGCTGCCGAGGTTGCTCTGCATGCGGGGGCACACCGACCTCTACCACTACCCGGAGCTGGCTCCCGAGAGCCCGGAGGTGAAGCCGCGCTCTGGAGGTCGGAAAGGAGGCCAGAGGGCCAACAGCGGAGCCCGCGGACCGACCACGCCTGAAGGGAAGGAGGACGAGGCCTGGGCGACCATGTTGGACAAGGCCGTCTACTCAGTGCGCTACATCAGCAGACACATCCGCAAGGAGCACTTCATCCGAGAG GTGGTACAAGATTGGAAGTTTGTGGCCCAGGTGTTAGACAGGATCTTCCTGTGGGCGTTTCTTACCGTCTCCATACTGGGCACTGTCCTCATCTTCACTCCAGCTCTCTACAGTTTTTTCAAAATCCCTCCTCCAATCGCAAGTGAGAATCCGCCTTCAAACTAG